In one window of Bemisia tabaci chromosome 4, PGI_BMITA_v3 DNA:
- the mbl gene encoding protein muscleblind isoform X16: MANMVNMNNLLNGKDSRWLQLEVCREFQRNKCTRPDTECKFAHPPTNVEVLNGRVTACYDSIKVN; encoded by the coding sequence aTGGCCAACATGGTCAACATGAACAACCTCCTCAACGGCAAGGACTCGAGATGGCTCCAGCTGGAAGTGTGTCGCGAGTTCCAGAGGAATAAGTGCACGAGGCCCGATACCGAGTGCAAGTTCGCTCACCCGCCTACCAACGTCGAGGTCCTCAACGGACGAGTCACCGCCTGTTACGACAGCATAAAG
- the mbl gene encoding protein muscleblind isoform X15, producing MANMVNMNNLLNGKDSRWLQLEVCREFQRNKCTRPDTECKFAHPPTNVEVLNGRVTACYDSIKVIFIC from the coding sequence aTGGCCAACATGGTCAACATGAACAACCTCCTCAACGGCAAGGACTCGAGATGGCTCCAGCTGGAAGTGTGTCGCGAGTTCCAGAGGAATAAGTGCACGAGGCCCGATACCGAGTGCAAGTTCGCTCACCCGCCTACCAACGTCGAGGTCCTCAACGGACGAGTCACCGCCTGTTACGACAGCATAAAG
- the mbl gene encoding protein muscleblind isoform X17 — MANMVNMNNLLNGKDSRWLQLEVCREFQRNKCTRPDTECKFAHPPTNVEVLNGRVTACYDSIKV; from the coding sequence aTGGCCAACATGGTCAACATGAACAACCTCCTCAACGGCAAGGACTCGAGATGGCTCCAGCTGGAAGTGTGTCGCGAGTTCCAGAGGAATAAGTGCACGAGGCCCGATACCGAGTGCAAGTTCGCTCACCCGCCTACCAACGTCGAGGTCCTCAACGGACGAGTCACCGCCTGTTACGACAGCATAAAG
- the mbl gene encoding protein muscleblind isoform X14 — protein sequence MANMVNMNNLLNGKDSRWLQLEVCREFQRNKCTRPDTECKFAHPPTNVEVLNGRVTACYDSIKVSLYPTT from the coding sequence aTGGCCAACATGGTCAACATGAACAACCTCCTCAACGGCAAGGACTCGAGATGGCTCCAGCTGGAAGTGTGTCGCGAGTTCCAGAGGAATAAGTGCACGAGGCCCGATACCGAGTGCAAGTTCGCTCACCCGCCTACCAACGTCGAGGTCCTCAACGGACGAGTCACCGCCTGTTACGACAGCATAAAG